Proteins encoded together in one Planctopirus ephydatiae window:
- a CDS encoding tetratricopeptide repeat protein — translation MIRSILIIWLTASGTVLLGSGQAQAIDRVVLQQPAGGGQIAITGTILDYTGESITIRPRQGGTIARHVSSDVIEVTTEYLPEHQLAIDLMSRGDWKAARAQLTATVEKEDRLWVRRIILSQLVRCAAALDEPLAAGRYFAALVQSDPQTIHAHVAPLDWTDHIPDEPLLLQAQQWLKSSHRLTRLLGASHVLRDHNLGPQAVAELQIILRSDEITARTLAQGQLWKHRLNALELTSTEVARWEETIRSWPDRLQPGAWTVIARGHEHFGQWPQAAAAWIRLPVAFPDVDALAAYAGLRGAIAFQEAGQFAAARTMGEEISQRFASTRHGKDATNWLKTLK, via the coding sequence ATGATCAGATCCATTCTGATCATCTGGCTGACAGCGTCAGGAACAGTCCTTCTGGGAAGTGGTCAAGCCCAGGCGATCGATCGGGTCGTCCTGCAACAGCCTGCAGGTGGCGGACAGATTGCGATCACTGGCACGATTCTCGACTATACCGGCGAATCGATCACCATTCGCCCCAGACAAGGCGGGACGATTGCCAGGCATGTTTCCAGCGATGTGATCGAAGTGACCACGGAGTATCTGCCAGAGCATCAACTGGCCATCGATTTGATGTCCCGCGGCGACTGGAAAGCTGCTCGGGCTCAGTTGACCGCCACGGTTGAAAAAGAAGACCGTCTGTGGGTTCGCCGGATCATCCTCTCTCAACTGGTGCGTTGTGCCGCTGCCCTCGATGAGCCTTTAGCCGCGGGCCGATATTTTGCGGCTCTGGTGCAAAGCGATCCACAGACCATTCATGCTCACGTCGCACCGCTGGACTGGACGGATCACATCCCTGATGAACCGTTGTTGTTACAAGCCCAGCAGTGGCTGAAAAGTTCGCATCGATTGACGCGATTGCTGGGAGCCAGTCATGTGCTCCGCGATCACAATCTTGGCCCGCAGGCTGTGGCTGAACTGCAGATCATCCTGAGATCCGACGAAATCACGGCTCGTACTTTAGCTCAGGGGCAACTCTGGAAGCATCGCTTGAATGCACTGGAATTGACCAGTACAGAAGTCGCTCGCTGGGAAGAAACGATCCGGTCTTGGCCTGATCGATTACAGCCCGGAGCATGGACGGTTATTGCCCGAGGGCACGAACATTTTGGCCAGTGGCCACAGGCAGCAGCCGCCTGGATCCGACTGCCGGTGGCTTTTCCAGATGTCGATGCCTTGGCAGCTTATGCAGGTCTGCGCGGGGCCATCGCTTTCCAGGAAGCAGGACAGTTCGCCGCTGCCAGAACGATGGGCGAAGAAATCAGCCAGCGGTTCGCCTCGACCCGACACGGGAAAGACGCCACCAACTGGCTGAAAACTCTAAAATAA
- a CDS encoding carbon storage regulator yields MLVLSRKPGEKILIGENVTVTIVRIGPNTVRLGIEAPRDMNIVREELCTGEDSAPTTTHTIDVHHA; encoded by the coding sequence ATGTTGGTGTTGTCACGAAAGCCAGGCGAGAAAATCCTGATCGGCGAGAATGTCACTGTGACAATCGTCCGCATTGGGCCAAACACAGTCCGTCTGGGGATTGAGGCACCGCGGGATATGAACATTGTGCGAGAAGAACTCTGCACAGGTGAAGACTCCGCTCCGACCACAACACACACGATTGATGTCCATCACGCTTAA
- a CDS encoding VWA domain-containing protein, translating into MTTPQRAVTEPVIQAAQGATRQSALVGWLLSGCLHLIAIVLLLFVIQGQGVERVGFGNGAEGPPGLVMVDASDGGLTQEAAPSEIGIGNRPLRTAAGSSGTGREVQSTELPADVPPVPLSLPKAAAAGLGSARGNLASEFSPTAGTGNSGTGLTGTGTSGDLRDLIEGTGTRKPGTGLGAATPGTSFMGIKDQGSRVVFVIDCSGSMTNYNAMRVAKTALVSSLQALDTGQQFQIIFYNDSPTFLKGTSRDGKASLWFATEINKTLATQQISAVQPDRGTQHLPALKLALKFSPEVIYFLTDADEPELTSIERKELIRLNQGRSRIHTIEFGQGPELKTENFLKKVARENGGSYRYEDVTRFTSR; encoded by the coding sequence ATGACGACCCCTCAAAGAGCTGTGACCGAACCAGTAATTCAGGCTGCACAGGGAGCCACCAGACAAAGTGCGCTGGTGGGCTGGCTCCTTTCCGGCTGTCTCCATCTGATCGCCATCGTACTGCTCCTCTTTGTCATTCAAGGACAAGGTGTTGAACGCGTTGGTTTCGGCAATGGTGCTGAAGGTCCACCCGGTCTCGTGATGGTGGATGCCAGTGATGGTGGGTTGACGCAAGAAGCCGCACCATCAGAAATTGGAATTGGAAACCGCCCTCTGCGAACAGCAGCAGGGAGCAGCGGGACTGGTCGGGAAGTTCAATCAACAGAACTCCCGGCTGATGTGCCACCAGTTCCACTCTCCTTGCCGAAAGCTGCTGCAGCAGGACTGGGTTCTGCCCGCGGCAACCTCGCCTCAGAGTTCTCTCCCACGGCGGGAACTGGCAATAGTGGAACCGGCCTGACAGGGACAGGAACCAGTGGTGATCTGCGGGATCTGATCGAAGGGACAGGAACACGAAAACCGGGAACTGGCCTCGGTGCTGCCACACCTGGCACCAGCTTCATGGGGATCAAAGATCAGGGAAGCCGGGTCGTGTTTGTGATCGATTGCTCGGGAAGCATGACCAACTATAACGCGATGCGAGTGGCGAAGACTGCACTGGTCAGCAGCTTGCAGGCACTTGATACCGGGCAGCAGTTCCAGATCATTTTTTACAACGACAGCCCAACCTTTTTGAAAGGGACCAGTCGCGACGGAAAAGCCAGTTTGTGGTTTGCGACCGAGATCAACAAAACCCTGGCAACACAGCAGATCAGCGCGGTTCAGCCCGACCGGGGAACACAACATCTGCCGGCACTCAAGCTCGCTCTCAAGTTTTCTCCTGAGGTGATCTATTTCCTCACAGACGCCGATGAACCAGAGTTAACATCCATCGAGCGCAAAGAACTGATTCGGTTGAATCAAGGTCGCAGCCGCATTCATACGATTGAGTTTGGTCAAGGGCCGGAGTTGAAGACTGAGAACTTCCTCAAAAAAGTCGCTCGCGAGAATGGAGGAAGCTATCGATATGAAGATGTCACCCGCTTCACTTCCCGATAA
- a CDS encoding RNA polymerase sigma factor, whose amino-acid sequence MSPTMPRIDVPQDTSDDFDSSGCEARLVESARSGNEDAFAELVHRYQRRVQRVIGRFVSDDETVADLTQETFLRAFVRLSQFDPSRRFGPWLFQIGVNLTLDHLRQKKRRIWWSLFSQTGQEKSPDPEMADPRVKLDLQQEVQTVLEQIPEKYRTVLVLRDLENFSTSEIAAVLGRTEATIRWRLSEARQRFSILWAKRSSLAGTTLPGFADDGTAVSSEAGVE is encoded by the coding sequence ATGAGCCCAACCATGCCGCGGATTGACGTTCCGCAAGACACGAGTGACGACTTCGATTCCAGCGGCTGTGAAGCTCGACTGGTAGAGTCTGCACGCAGTGGCAACGAGGACGCTTTCGCCGAACTGGTGCATCGCTACCAGCGGCGGGTACAGCGGGTCATTGGCCGCTTTGTTTCGGATGACGAAACTGTCGCCGATCTGACGCAGGAAACTTTCCTGCGAGCCTTTGTGCGGCTCTCTCAGTTTGACCCCTCGCGGCGGTTTGGGCCATGGCTCTTCCAGATTGGAGTGAACCTGACGCTCGACCATTTGCGGCAGAAAAAACGCCGCATCTGGTGGTCGCTCTTCAGCCAGACCGGCCAGGAGAAGTCTCCTGATCCCGAAATGGCCGATCCTCGGGTGAAGCTCGATTTGCAGCAGGAAGTGCAGACTGTGCTGGAGCAGATTCCAGAAAAGTATCGTACAGTCCTCGTCCTGCGAGATCTGGAAAATTTTTCAACATCCGAAATTGCAGCTGTCCTTGGACGAACCGAAGCGACGATTCGCTGGCGGCTGTCTGAGGCCCGGCAGCGATTCAGTATCTTATGGGCCAAGCGAAGCTCTTTGGCAGGTACGACTTTGCCCGGCTTTGCTGATGATGGTACGGCAGTTTCTTCGGAAGCAGGAGTGGAATGA
- a CDS encoding Gfo/Idh/MocA family protein codes for MIRIGILGIGFMGWTHFAGATKIREDGTLAGSRLKGGSVTAICTRSAEKLAGDWTSIQGNFGPRGPKLDLTKIGAYDQPHEMFADPEIDLIDICLPNDQHEEMVIAALKAGKHVLVEKPISVDLKSADRMVAAAKKAGKLLMVAHVLPFFPEFQFAAEAVASKKYGKLLAANFKRIISSPKWSGGMSDFTKLGGWGIDLHIHDNHFISLICGTPRQVFSRGFLQEGFVNHVHSNYVFDDAGLAVSAVSGGMAASGLDFAHGFELFFEEATLIYSAGTLAGQWCADRPLTVLSKGKATQPKLKGGGEWYAAFTAELQQAVVAVQTGEVPRGLSADLARGALALCHAELASVELGKPVKVS; via the coding sequence ATGATTCGGATCGGTATTCTTGGTATTGGCTTTATGGGTTGGACTCACTTTGCCGGTGCGACAAAGATTCGCGAGGATGGCACGCTGGCTGGTTCCAGGCTCAAAGGTGGGAGCGTGACAGCGATCTGCACACGCAGTGCAGAAAAGCTCGCGGGAGACTGGACGAGTATTCAGGGAAACTTTGGCCCGCGGGGCCCGAAGCTCGACCTCACCAAAATTGGTGCGTACGACCAGCCCCACGAAATGTTTGCCGATCCCGAGATCGACCTGATTGATATCTGCCTTCCGAACGATCAGCACGAAGAAATGGTGATTGCCGCCCTGAAGGCGGGTAAACACGTTCTGGTCGAAAAACCGATCTCAGTCGATCTGAAATCGGCAGATCGTATGGTCGCTGCTGCAAAGAAAGCCGGGAAACTGCTGATGGTGGCCCATGTGCTGCCATTCTTCCCTGAGTTTCAGTTCGCTGCGGAAGCGGTCGCCTCCAAAAAATATGGCAAGCTCCTGGCTGCCAATTTCAAACGCATTATTTCGAGCCCCAAGTGGTCAGGAGGAATGTCCGACTTCACCAAGCTCGGCGGTTGGGGGATCGATCTGCATATCCATGACAATCATTTCATTTCCCTGATCTGCGGAACTCCACGCCAGGTCTTCTCGCGCGGGTTTTTGCAGGAAGGTTTCGTGAACCATGTGCACTCCAACTATGTCTTTGACGATGCTGGTTTGGCGGTTTCGGCAGTCAGTGGCGGGATGGCAGCTTCTGGCCTCGATTTTGCGCATGGGTTCGAGTTGTTCTTTGAGGAAGCCACACTTATTTATTCTGCCGGGACATTGGCGGGCCAGTGGTGTGCCGACAGACCTCTGACCGTCCTCTCGAAAGGAAAGGCGACACAGCCCAAACTAAAGGGAGGCGGTGAATGGTACGCCGCCTTCACAGCGGAGTTGCAACAGGCAGTCGTGGCAGTGCAAACCGGGGAAGTTCCTCGTGGCCTGTCTGCCGATCTGGCTCGAGGTGCCCTGGCGCTGTGCCATGCGGAACTGGCCAGTGTCGAGCTTGGAAAACCAGTCAAGGTTTCCTGA
- a CDS encoding HD domain-containing protein — MKTETLPDPQHVIEQIAHKVRQLLEHDASGHDWWHIERVRHVALQLAQKEGADAFVVELAALLHDIGDWKNQTDGQDRGAELSRIWLEEFGLSPETIQHVADIVEGISFKGAGVATEMPTLEGKCVQDADRLDAIGAIGIGRAFAFGGSRGRPMYDPEVKPELHQSFEDYKRKSGATLNHFTEKLLLLKVRMQTPSGRVWAEQRHQFTEEFYNRFLAEWDARDMA; from the coding sequence ATGAAGACCGAAACCCTGCCAGACCCACAGCATGTCATCGAACAGATCGCACACAAAGTTCGACAACTGCTCGAACATGACGCGAGTGGTCATGACTGGTGGCATATCGAACGGGTGCGCCACGTTGCCTTGCAGTTGGCACAAAAGGAAGGTGCCGATGCATTTGTCGTCGAACTCGCTGCCCTGCTGCACGATATTGGAGACTGGAAGAACCAGACCGATGGACAGGATCGCGGAGCAGAACTTTCACGCATATGGCTGGAAGAATTCGGGCTCTCGCCAGAGACCATTCAACATGTCGCCGACATCGTTGAAGGGATCTCATTCAAAGGAGCCGGTGTCGCTACAGAAATGCCGACGCTGGAAGGAAAGTGCGTGCAGGACGCTGATCGACTCGATGCCATTGGAGCCATCGGCATTGGTCGAGCCTTTGCCTTCGGCGGATCACGCGGCCGGCCCATGTACGATCCCGAAGTCAAACCAGAACTGCACCAGTCATTTGAAGACTACAAACGAAAAAGCGGTGCCACGCTCAATCATTTCACAGAGAAGCTGCTGCTCCTCAAAGTGCGCATGCAGACTCCCAGCGGACGAGTTTGGGCCGAACAACGGCATCAATTCACCGAAGAGTTTTACAATCGCTTCCTCGCCGAATGGGATGCTCGCGACATGGCCTGA
- a CDS encoding lactate racemase domain-containing protein gives MPNHQNSRSQPSAGAEYQLPRMARLKQQFQRPQERNLRQAVFRELAALHLEKKIAPGQTVAITAGSRGISGIDVIIKGVVEFIQSLDGIPFIVPAMGSHGGATAEGQLAVLAGYGITPATMGCEIRSSMATTIVGETAAGIPIHVDQHALAADHVLVVNRIKPHTGFVGEIESGLHKMLLIGLGKHLGATVYHQAIVRSSFRKIWQEVAPVVISKARVVAGLGIVENAFDETALIAGVLVDEFAEKEAELLKLAKAYLPRLPFREIDLLIVDQIGKNISGTGMDTNIVGRKYNDHAATPQDDVSIRRIFVRGLTAATHGNATGIGIAEFTNHRTVASIDREITQINCVTASHPTGAMIPASYETDRQAIQEALKTIGWVPPHQAKVIQIRDTLHLGELLVSEAFAPELAKHDQIQQVTDWEEMEFDQDDNLRDLLPGE, from the coding sequence TTGCCCAATCACCAGAATTCTCGCAGCCAACCATCTGCTGGTGCGGAGTATCAACTTCCACGCATGGCAAGGCTGAAACAGCAGTTTCAAAGGCCGCAAGAACGAAATCTTCGTCAGGCAGTCTTTCGTGAACTTGCGGCTCTGCACCTGGAAAAAAAGATCGCTCCCGGCCAGACAGTGGCGATCACAGCGGGCAGCCGAGGGATCTCGGGCATTGATGTCATCATTAAAGGAGTCGTCGAATTCATTCAAAGCTTGGACGGGATCCCATTCATCGTACCGGCCATGGGGAGCCATGGCGGTGCCACCGCTGAAGGACAACTCGCAGTTCTCGCGGGCTATGGGATCACCCCTGCGACAATGGGGTGTGAGATTCGATCTTCCATGGCCACGACCATTGTGGGAGAGACAGCAGCAGGGATCCCCATCCATGTCGATCAGCACGCACTGGCCGCTGATCATGTACTGGTTGTGAATCGCATCAAGCCTCACACGGGATTTGTGGGAGAAATTGAATCGGGCCTGCACAAGATGCTGCTGATTGGCCTGGGCAAACATCTGGGGGCGACGGTCTATCATCAGGCGATTGTCCGTTCGAGCTTCCGCAAAATCTGGCAGGAAGTGGCTCCCGTTGTCATTTCCAAAGCCAGAGTCGTGGCAGGCTTAGGGATTGTCGAGAATGCCTTCGATGAAACGGCCCTCATCGCTGGTGTTCTGGTCGACGAGTTTGCCGAAAAAGAAGCGGAACTGTTGAAACTGGCCAAAGCCTACCTTCCCCGATTGCCTTTCAGAGAGATCGACCTGCTGATTGTCGACCAGATCGGAAAAAACATCAGTGGAACAGGCATGGATACGAACATTGTGGGCCGCAAGTACAACGATCATGCGGCTACTCCTCAAGACGATGTGTCGATCCGCAGAATCTTTGTGCGTGGATTAACCGCAGCCACGCATGGCAACGCGACGGGAATTGGCATTGCCGAATTCACCAATCATCGCACCGTCGCGAGCATCGACCGGGAGATCACCCAGATCAATTGTGTAACGGCCAGCCACCCCACCGGGGCCATGATCCCTGCCTCGTATGAAACCGACCGACAGGCCATTCAGGAAGCACTGAAAACGATTGGCTGGGTGCCACCTCATCAGGCGAAAGTCATTCAGATCCGGGATACTTTGCATCTGGGAGAGTTATTAGTGAGCGAAGCCTTTGCCCCGGAGCTGGCCAAGCATGATCAAATTCAACAAGTGACTGATTGGGAAGAGATGGAGTTTGATCAGGACGATAATCTGCGTGATCTTCTGCCGGGCGAGTGA
- a CDS encoding aldose epimerase family protein: MDRQHTFLHSRDRHNSASSDGHRRTSFPDRLWITGFGLGCLTLTTLLGCPGQPLKTTPTDPTKSVTTSTTADPAEAAAMKGQPMLTVQSEPYGTTPEGAAITQYTLQNESGMKVSLINLGATVTSVEVPDREGKLANVTLHFPDLDGYLKNGPYFGGICGRFANRIANARFSLEGNEYNLFKNNGEHTLHGGKTGFNKLVWKADPFETPGSAGVTFELVSPDGDEGYPGQLTVRVSYALTSKNELAISYEATTDKATVLNLTNHCYWNLAGAGNGTVLGEILELKCDKYLPVDEGGIPTGELAAVAGTAMDFSKPHAIGDAIAQTVNGHGGYDHCYVVNGTPGELRPAAKVIDPSSGRGMEILTTEPGIQFYTGNFLNGTAENGNAVQHGAFCLEAQHFPDSPNRPEFPTTTLKPGETYKQTTVHRFFVEPAAK, encoded by the coding sequence ATGGATCGACAACACACGTTTCTTCACTCTCGAGATCGCCACAATTCTGCCTCATCCGACGGCCATCGTCGCACATCGTTTCCAGATAGATTATGGATCACTGGTTTTGGCCTGGGCTGCCTCACCTTGACCACCCTGCTGGGTTGCCCTGGGCAACCTCTGAAAACAACTCCCACCGACCCCACGAAGTCGGTCACAACATCCACCACTGCTGACCCGGCTGAAGCCGCCGCCATGAAAGGCCAACCGATGCTGACTGTGCAATCCGAGCCTTACGGAACAACACCAGAAGGAGCTGCGATTACGCAGTACACCCTCCAGAACGAATCCGGAATGAAAGTCTCGCTGATTAATCTGGGGGCCACAGTCACCTCCGTCGAAGTGCCGGATCGTGAAGGCAAACTGGCCAACGTGACGCTGCATTTTCCCGACCTGGACGGCTACCTCAAAAATGGCCCTTATTTTGGAGGAATCTGCGGCAGGTTCGCCAATCGAATCGCCAATGCCCGTTTTTCGCTTGAAGGAAACGAGTACAACCTCTTCAAGAACAATGGCGAACACACACTTCACGGCGGCAAAACTGGCTTTAACAAGCTGGTCTGGAAGGCTGATCCATTCGAAACCCCAGGCTCTGCCGGTGTCACCTTTGAGCTGGTGAGCCCCGATGGAGATGAAGGATATCCCGGTCAGTTGACTGTGCGAGTCTCTTATGCACTCACCAGTAAGAACGAACTTGCCATCAGCTACGAAGCGACCACGGATAAAGCTACCGTTCTGAATCTGACCAATCACTGTTACTGGAATCTGGCAGGAGCTGGAAATGGCACAGTTCTGGGCGAAATCCTCGAATTGAAATGCGACAAATACCTCCCTGTCGATGAAGGAGGGATTCCGACGGGAGAACTGGCTGCTGTCGCCGGGACAGCGATGGATTTCTCCAAGCCCCACGCCATTGGCGATGCGATTGCCCAGACGGTAAATGGCCATGGTGGATACGACCACTGTTATGTAGTCAATGGGACTCCCGGCGAATTGCGTCCTGCCGCTAAAGTCATTGATCCTTCTTCAGGCCGGGGGATGGAAATTCTGACGACCGAACCAGGGATCCAGTTCTACACGGGGAACTTCCTGAATGGCACTGCCGAGAATGGGAACGCCGTCCAGCATGGTGCCTTCTGCCTCGAAGCACAGCACTTTCCCGATTCACCGAATCGTCCAGAGTTCCCCACGACGACACTCAAGCCAGGCGAAACCTACAAGCAGACGACCGTTCATCGCTTCTTTGTCGAACCTGCGGCCAAGTAG
- a CDS encoding ligase-associated DNA damage response DEXH box helicase, which produces MKPPRPRISRKSASITENLAPGLDSTSVVRADLLQPMRDWFTSRGWQPFPFQEEVWQNYLAGESGLVHATTGTGKTYAAWGGPLLRALHEEQKLVDAGKKPSQKAPGLKVLWITPLRALAADTENALQAAVQDLKLPWLVERRTGDTSATTRRHQRERLPTALITTPESLSLLLARADAQEQLANLECVVFDEWHELLGGKRGTQAELCLARLRCWQPRLQVWGLSATLGNLEHSCDVLLGRPTGKRIAAYQTTASQAPVGKIVHGATSKSYAIDSMIPPVIERFPWAGHLGVRLLPQVIERIEAARSTLVFTNTRAQTELWYQAILKARPDWAGELALHHGSLDQDVRRWVEQGLREGKLKAVVCTSSLDLGVDFSPVDQVLQVGSPKGVARLLQRAGRAGHQPGALSRVVCVPTHALELVEFAAARESLEKGHLEARIHRSKPLDVLVQHAVTVALGTGFRAEDLLQEVRQSSAYHDLHAEEWEWVLDFIHRGGEALRAYPDYQRVDVVDGEYRVTSQKVARQHRMAIGTIVGDASLSVVYRSGARLGTIEESFVSKMKPGDRFIFSGKLLELIRVYDMKAYVKPATGKLGPVPRWMGGRMPLSTELSKAVRNKLDEARKGLFLGPEMEAVRPILEVQADWSLIPAMGELLVETLKSREGYHYYFYPFEGRLVHEGLASLFAYRLAQRLPVTFTMAINDYGFELLATEAIDVGRAIQEGLFSEDQLEADIEQSLNAVEMARRQFREVARISGLISQGFPGAAKSTRHLQASAGLLHDVFTEYDPDNLLLRQARQEVLEQQLESNRLRETLVRLQGATIQLVELPRFTPLAFPLMVDRLRERLTSEKLEDRIRKMQIPLEKAATSRRK; this is translated from the coding sequence ATGAAGCCGCCGCGGCCTAGAATCTCGCGAAAGTCAGCTTCAATCACGGAGAATCTGGCGCCCGGTCTCGACTCAACGTCTGTCGTCAGGGCCGATCTTTTGCAGCCGATGAGAGACTGGTTCACTTCCCGGGGCTGGCAGCCATTTCCTTTTCAGGAAGAAGTCTGGCAAAACTACCTGGCGGGTGAGAGTGGTTTAGTTCATGCCACCACAGGGACTGGAAAAACCTATGCCGCTTGGGGAGGCCCACTTTTGCGCGCACTTCACGAAGAGCAAAAACTCGTCGATGCGGGCAAAAAACCTTCACAGAAAGCACCGGGCCTTAAAGTTTTGTGGATTACGCCACTGCGTGCTCTGGCCGCCGATACTGAAAATGCTTTGCAGGCGGCTGTGCAGGATCTGAAGCTCCCATGGCTGGTGGAACGCCGGACCGGTGATACATCAGCCACAACGAGACGGCACCAGCGCGAACGATTACCCACAGCTCTGATTACCACTCCCGAAAGCCTCTCACTTCTGCTGGCTCGTGCAGATGCTCAGGAACAATTGGCGAACCTGGAATGTGTGGTTTTCGACGAATGGCACGAGCTGCTGGGCGGAAAACGAGGCACGCAGGCTGAACTCTGCCTGGCTCGACTGAGATGCTGGCAACCTCGATTGCAGGTGTGGGGATTATCGGCCACACTCGGGAATCTTGAGCATTCCTGTGATGTCTTGCTGGGGAGGCCGACTGGCAAGCGAATCGCTGCGTATCAGACCACCGCTTCGCAGGCTCCTGTGGGAAAGATTGTGCATGGCGCAACGAGTAAATCGTACGCCATTGATTCCATGATCCCACCTGTGATTGAACGATTCCCCTGGGCTGGCCATCTGGGGGTTCGTCTGTTGCCACAGGTCATCGAAAGGATCGAAGCGGCTCGCTCGACGCTGGTCTTCACCAATACTCGAGCCCAGACAGAACTCTGGTATCAGGCGATTCTCAAAGCTCGGCCAGACTGGGCGGGCGAACTGGCACTGCATCACGGTTCACTCGATCAGGATGTTCGCCGCTGGGTCGAGCAGGGGCTGCGTGAGGGAAAATTAAAGGCTGTGGTCTGTACTTCCTCGCTCGATCTGGGAGTCGATTTTTCACCTGTCGATCAAGTGCTGCAGGTGGGGAGCCCCAAAGGTGTGGCCCGTCTGTTGCAACGAGCAGGGCGGGCAGGGCATCAACCGGGGGCGTTGAGCCGGGTGGTGTGTGTTCCCACTCATGCCTTGGAACTCGTGGAGTTTGCCGCTGCTCGAGAATCGCTGGAAAAGGGCCACCTGGAGGCGAGGATCCATCGTTCAAAGCCACTCGACGTGCTTGTTCAACATGCTGTCACGGTCGCTTTGGGAACGGGCTTTCGTGCTGAGGATCTATTGCAGGAAGTCAGACAGTCATCTGCCTATCATGATCTCCATGCAGAAGAATGGGAATGGGTTCTCGACTTTATTCATCGTGGCGGTGAAGCACTCAGGGCTTATCCCGATTATCAACGGGTCGATGTCGTCGATGGCGAGTATCGAGTGACCAGCCAGAAAGTGGCCCGTCAGCACCGCATGGCGATTGGCACAATTGTGGGAGATGCCAGTCTTTCTGTGGTGTATCGCAGTGGTGCACGATTAGGCACGATCGAGGAATCTTTTGTTTCGAAGATGAAGCCCGGAGATCGCTTTATTTTCTCGGGTAAGCTGCTCGAATTGATTCGTGTCTACGATATGAAGGCTTATGTCAAACCTGCGACTGGCAAACTCGGGCCAGTACCCCGCTGGATGGGTGGCCGCATGCCCCTTTCAACGGAACTTTCTAAAGCTGTGCGGAACAAACTGGACGAAGCACGCAAGGGTCTGTTTCTTGGCCCTGAAATGGAAGCTGTGCGGCCAATTCTTGAAGTGCAGGCCGACTGGTCACTCATCCCGGCTATGGGCGAACTGCTGGTCGAGACGCTCAAATCGCGTGAAGGATACCACTACTACTTCTATCCGTTTGAAGGCCGGTTGGTGCACGAAGGTTTGGCCAGTCTGTTCGCCTATCGATTGGCTCAACGACTGCCGGTCACATTCACGATGGCGATTAATGACTATGGCTTTGAACTCCTGGCGACAGAGGCCATTGATGTTGGCAGGGCGATCCAGGAGGGATTGTTCTCGGAAGATCAACTCGAGGCGGATATTGAACAGAGTCTGAATGCCGTCGAAATGGCCAGGCGGCAATTTCGAGAAGTCGCCAGAATCAGCGGGTTAATCTCTCAAGGTTTTCCCGGAGCGGCCAAATCGACGAGGCACCTGCAGGCCTCGGCAGGTTTACTGCACGATGTCTTCACGGAATACGATCCAGACAATCTGCTGCTCAGGCAGGCTCGGCAAGAAGTCCTCGAACAGCAACTGGAATCGAATCGACTGCGGGAAACATTAGTTCGTTTGCAGGGAGCCACGATTCAGCTTGTCGAGCTTCCGCGTTTTACTCCACTGGCATTTCCACTGATGGTGGACCGTTTGCGCGAGCGATTAACCAGTGAAAAGCTCGAAGACCGCATTCGTAAGATGCAGATTCCGCTGGAGAAAGCCGCTACCTCCCGCCGGAAGTAA